The Coregonus clupeaformis isolate EN_2021a chromosome 8, ASM2061545v1, whole genome shotgun sequence genome has a segment encoding these proteins:
- the LOC121571152 gene encoding proline-rich receptor-like protein kinase PERK9 isoform X2: protein MERREHPVGEVLIIPMRSSTSLLPQDSARPQTLSLQPSSPPPPLSSPPPTFSLSSPQLQAEFLRRAPRAASPDNDSARHQNLPHKPSPPISPSVSPFSSPPPPLSSPPPPLSLSSPQLQAEFLRRAPRAASPDNDSARHQNLPHKPSPPISPSVSPFSSPPPPLSSPPPPLSLSSPQLQAEFLRRAPRAASPDNDSARHQNLPHKPSPPISPSVSPFSSPPPPLSLSSPQLQAEFLRKASRGLRTVSCDTNDVLTSPSSTLVSPFTSTTTSPLTSPPQPLSPSMPTTEGCATLLSLSSPELLTELCQSQSRPMKHVSVSKGLTTVFSGRGKGVTTPIPATASGAANQTLRSDSTANGRRQAGPRLSNGTKR, encoded by the exons atggagaggagagag CATCCAGTCGGAGAAGTCCTCATCATTCCGATGAGATCTTCAACGTCACTTTTGCCCCAGGATTCAGCTCGACCCCAAACCCTTTCCCTAcagccctcctcccctcctccccctctttcctcccctcctcccacctTCTCTCTGTCCAGTCCCCAGCTCCAGGCTGAGTTTCTGAGGAGAGCTCCCAGAGCTGCTTCCCCTGACAACGACTCGGCAAGACACCAAAACCTTCCCCACAAgccctctccccccatctccccctcggtgtcccccttctcctcccctcctccccctctttcctcccctcctccacccctctctctgtccagtcCCCAGCTCCAGGCTGAGTTTCTGAGGAGAGCTCCTAGAGCTGCTTCCCCTGACAACGACTCGGCAAGACACCAAAACCTTCCCCACAAgccctctccccccatctccccctcggtgtcccccttctcctcccctcctccccctctttcctcccctcctccacccctctctctgtccagtcCCCAGCTCCAGGCTGAGTTTCTGAGGAGAGCTCCCAGAGCTGCTTCCCCCGACAACGACTCGGCAAGACACCAAAACCTTCCCCACAAgccctctccccccatctccccctctgtgtcccccttctcctcccctcctccacccctctctctgtccagtcCCCAGCTCCAGGCTGAGTTTCTGAGGAAAGCTAGCCGTGGTCTCAGAACTGTCTCCTGTGACACCAACGATGTCCTCACCTCCCCCAGCTCCACCCTGGTCTCCCCCtttacctccaccaccacctccccccTTACCTCCCCCCCACAGCCCCTTTCCCCCTCCATGCCAACTACAGAGG gttgcgctactctcctgtctctctccagtcctgAGCTGCTAACTGAGCTGTGTCAGTCTCAGTCCCGTCCTATGAAGCACGTCTCCGTCTCTAAAGGACTCACCACTGTCTTCTCTGGACGGGGCAAGGGTGTAACG ACTCCTATCCCTGCCACTGCGTCAGGAGCAGCCAACCAGACACTCCGCTCAGACTCCACGGCTAATGGGAGAAGACAGGCAGGTCCCAGGCTGTCTAATGGGACAAAGCGTTAG
- the LOC121571152 gene encoding proline-rich receptor-like protein kinase PERK9 isoform X5, which yields MERREHPVGEVLIIPMRSSTSLLPQDSARPQTLSLQPSSPPPPLSSPPPTFSLSSPQLQAEFLRRAPRAASPDNDSARHQNLPHKPSPPISPSVSPFSSPPPPLSSPPPPLSLSSPQLQAEFLRRAPRAASPDNDSARHQNLPHKPSPPISPSVSPFSSPPPPLSSPPPPLSLSSPQLQAEFLRKASRGLRTVSCDTNDVLTSPSSTLVSPFTSTTTSPLTSPPQPLSPSMPTTEGCATLLSLSSPELLTELCQSQSRPMKHVSVSKGLTTVFSGRGKGVTVRLLSLPLRQEQPTRHSAQTPRLMGEDRQVPGCLMGQSVRLS from the exons atggagaggagagag CATCCAGTCGGAGAAGTCCTCATCATTCCGATGAGATCTTCAACGTCACTTTTGCCCCAGGATTCAGCTCGACCCCAAACCCTTTCCCTAcagccctcctcccctcctccccctctttcctcccctcctcccacctTCTCTCTGTCCAGTCCCCAGCTCCAGGCTGAGTTTCTGAGGAGAGCTCCCAGAGCTGCTTCCCCTGACAACGACTCGGCAAGACACCAAAACCTTCCCCACAAgccctctccccccatctccccctcggtgtcccccttctcctcccctcctccccctctttcctcccctcctccacccctctctctgtccagtcCCCAGCTCCAGGCTGAGTTTCTGAGGAGAGCTCCTAGAGCTGCTTCCCCTGACAACGACTCGGCAAGACACCAAAACCTTCCCCACAAgccctctccccccatctccccctcggtgtcccccttctcctcccctcctccccctctttcctcccctcctccacccctctctctgtccagtcCCCAGCTCCAGGCTGAGTTTCTGAG GAAAGCTAGCCGTGGTCTCAGAACTGTCTCCTGTGACACCAACGATGTCCTCACCTCCCCCAGCTCCACCCTGGTCTCCCCCtttacctccaccaccacctccccccTTACCTCCCCCCCACAGCCCCTTTCCCCCTCCATGCCAACTACAGAGG gttgcgctactctcctgtctctctccagtcctgAGCTGCTAACTGAGCTGTGTCAGTCTCAGTCCCGTCCTATGAAGCACGTCTCCGTCTCTAAAGGACTCACCACTGTCTTCTCTGGACGGGGCAAGGGTGTAACGgtaag ACTCCTATCCCTGCCACTGCGTCAGGAGCAGCCAACCAGACACTCCGCTCAGACTCCACGGCTAATGGGAGAAGACAGGCAGGTCCCAGGCTGTCTAATGGGACAAAGCGTTAGACTAAGCTAA
- the LOC121571152 gene encoding pollen-specific leucine-rich repeat extensin-like protein 1 isoform X3 yields MRSSTSLLPQDSARPQTLSLQPSSPPPPLSSPPPTFSLSSPQLQAEFLRRAPRAASPDNDSARHQNLPHKPSPPISPSVSPFSSPPPPLSSPPPPLSLSSPQLQAEFLRRAPRAASPDNDSARHQNLPHKPSPPISPSVSPFSSPPPPLSSPPPPLSLSSPQLQAEFLRRAPRAASPDNDSARHQNLPHKPSPPISPSVSPFSSPPPPLSLSSPQLQAEFLRKASRGLRTVSCDTNDVLTSPSSTLVSPFTSTTTSPLTSPPQPLSPSMPTTEGCATLLSLSSPELLTELCQSQSRPMKHVSVSKGLTTVFSGRGKGVTVRLLSLPLRQEQPTRHSAQTPRLMGEDRQVPGCLMGQSVRLS; encoded by the exons ATGAGATCTTCAACGTCACTTTTGCCCCAGGATTCAGCTCGACCCCAAACCCTTTCCCTAcagccctcctcccctcctccccctctttcctcccctcctcccacctTCTCTCTGTCCAGTCCCCAGCTCCAGGCTGAGTTTCTGAGGAGAGCTCCCAGAGCTGCTTCCCCTGACAACGACTCGGCAAGACACCAAAACCTTCCCCACAAgccctctccccccatctccccctcggtgtcccccttctcctcccctcctccccctctttcctcccctcctccacccctctctctgtccagtcCCCAGCTCCAGGCTGAGTTTCTGAGGAGAGCTCCTAGAGCTGCTTCCCCTGACAACGACTCGGCAAGACACCAAAACCTTCCCCACAAgccctctccccccatctccccctcggtgtcccccttctcctcccctcctccccctctttcctcccctcctccacccctctctctgtccagtcCCCAGCTCCAGGCTGAGTTTCTGAGGAGAGCTCCCAGAGCTGCTTCCCCCGACAACGACTCGGCAAGACACCAAAACCTTCCCCACAAgccctctccccccatctccccctctgtgtcccccttctcctcccctcctccacccctctctctgtccagtcCCCAGCTCCAGGCTGAGTTTCTGAGGAAAGCTAGCCGTGGTCTCAGAACTGTCTCCTGTGACACCAACGATGTCCTCACCTCCCCCAGCTCCACCCTGGTCTCCCCCtttacctccaccaccacctccccccTTACCTCCCCCCCACAGCCCCTTTCCCCCTCCATGCCAACTACAGAGG gttgcgctactctcctgtctctctccagtcctgAGCTGCTAACTGAGCTGTGTCAGTCTCAGTCCCGTCCTATGAAGCACGTCTCCGTCTCTAAAGGACTCACCACTGTCTTCTCTGGACGGGGCAAGGGTGTAACGgtaag ACTCCTATCCCTGCCACTGCGTCAGGAGCAGCCAACCAGACACTCCGCTCAGACTCCACGGCTAATGGGAGAAGACAGGCAGGTCCCAGGCTGTCTAATGGGACAAAGCGTTAGACTAAGCTAA
- the LOC121571152 gene encoding pollen-specific leucine-rich repeat extensin-like protein 3 isoform X1 produces the protein MERREHPVGEVLIIPMRSSTSLLPQDSARPQTLSLQPSSPPPPLSSPPPTFSLSSPQLQAEFLRRAPRAASPDNDSARHQNLPHKPSPPISPSVSPFSSPPPPLSSPPPPLSLSSPQLQAEFLRRAPRAASPDNDSARHQNLPHKPSPPISPSVSPFSSPPPPLSSPPPPLSLSSPQLQAEFLRRAPRAASPDNDSARHQNLPHKPSPPISPSVSPFSSPPPPLSLSSPQLQAEFLRKASRGLRTVSCDTNDVLTSPSSTLVSPFTSTTTSPLTSPPQPLSPSMPTTEGCATLLSLSSPELLTELCQSQSRPMKHVSVSKGLTTVFSGRGKGVTVRLLSLPLRQEQPTRHSAQTPRLMGEDRQVPGCLMGQSVRLS, from the exons atggagaggagagag CATCCAGTCGGAGAAGTCCTCATCATTCCGATGAGATCTTCAACGTCACTTTTGCCCCAGGATTCAGCTCGACCCCAAACCCTTTCCCTAcagccctcctcccctcctccccctctttcctcccctcctcccacctTCTCTCTGTCCAGTCCCCAGCTCCAGGCTGAGTTTCTGAGGAGAGCTCCCAGAGCTGCTTCCCCTGACAACGACTCGGCAAGACACCAAAACCTTCCCCACAAgccctctccccccatctccccctcggtgtcccccttctcctcccctcctccccctctttcctcccctcctccacccctctctctgtccagtcCCCAGCTCCAGGCTGAGTTTCTGAGGAGAGCTCCTAGAGCTGCTTCCCCTGACAACGACTCGGCAAGACACCAAAACCTTCCCCACAAgccctctccccccatctccccctcggtgtcccccttctcctcccctcctccccctctttcctcccctcctccacccctctctctgtccagtcCCCAGCTCCAGGCTGAGTTTCTGAGGAGAGCTCCCAGAGCTGCTTCCCCCGACAACGACTCGGCAAGACACCAAAACCTTCCCCACAAgccctctccccccatctccccctctgtgtcccccttctcctcccctcctccacccctctctctgtccagtcCCCAGCTCCAGGCTGAGTTTCTGAGGAAAGCTAGCCGTGGTCTCAGAACTGTCTCCTGTGACACCAACGATGTCCTCACCTCCCCCAGCTCCACCCTGGTCTCCCCCtttacctccaccaccacctccccccTTACCTCCCCCCCACAGCCCCTTTCCCCCTCCATGCCAACTACAGAGG gttgcgctactctcctgtctctctccagtcctgAGCTGCTAACTGAGCTGTGTCAGTCTCAGTCCCGTCCTATGAAGCACGTCTCCGTCTCTAAAGGACTCACCACTGTCTTCTCTGGACGGGGCAAGGGTGTAACGgtaag ACTCCTATCCCTGCCACTGCGTCAGGAGCAGCCAACCAGACACTCCGCTCAGACTCCACGGCTAATGGGAGAAGACAGGCAGGTCCCAGGCTGTCTAATGGGACAAAGCGTTAGACTAAGCTAA
- the LOC121571152 gene encoding ceramide-1-phosphate transfer protein isoform X4, which yields MGINGRLQRYLLPASIMALLLFLSSFWLPQIAMGDCETSWHPCLSFNFYRPTPETPVIPHPGGVQSGGQHGERGVVLGSVPPLHVCPGQQFQVWRLMSHLTSSMATHSDDVLLEHYLYSWDELIKFMESLGPLVSFFSQKVKDKIAVIRELAQQEKVDHEKRSPAEGHSGLQTPPSGLQGPAAYSSVRSMVESELQSGLVNFNVRTRSGCRNLLRLHRSLLWILLLLQGLGEGPDAQGAYRTPGELCRDAYTVALAPHRPWLIRRAAELVFVALPDRRVFLDIVCVRKEEEVGPVLNTVLNVMREVYTRTQSMLEEHNMMELP from the exons ATGGGTATTAATGGGCGACTGCAACGCTACCTGCTGCCAGCCTCCATCATGGCTCTGCTGCTCTTCCTCAGTTCTTTCTGGCTCC CTCAGATTGCTATGGGTGATTGTGAGACCTCCTGGCACCCCTGTCTGAGTTTCAATTTCTACCGTCCAACA CCGGAGACCCCTGTTATTCCTCATCCAGGAGGGGTGCAGAGTGGGGGACAGCATGGTGAGAGGGGTGTAGTATTGGGTTCCGTGCCCCCTCTCCATGTGTGTCCAGGTCAACAGTTCCAGGTGTGGCGTCTCATGTCCCACCTAACCTCTTCCATGGCTACGCACTCTGACGACGTTCTGCTGGAGCATTACCTCTACAGCTGGGACGAACTCATCAA gtttaTGGAATCTCTCGGCCCTCTGGTCAGTTTTTTCTCTCAGAAGGTCAAAGATAAGATCGCTGTCATCAGAGAGCTGGCCCAGCAGGAGAAAGTGGACCATGAGAAACGTAGTCCAGCAGAGGGACACTCTGGACTACAAACTCCCCCATCTGGACTACAAGGCCCAGCGGCCTACAGCTCAGTGCGTTCCATGGTGGAGTCGGAGCTGCAAAGTGGCTTGGTGAACTTCAATGTACGGACGCGCTCCGGGTGCAGAAATCTGCTGCGGCTCCACCGTTCCCTGCTCTGGATCCTGCTGCTACTGCAGGGCCTGGGGGAGGGACCGGACGCACAGGGGGCTTACCGCACCCCTGGGGAGCTCTGCAG GGATGCGTACACCGTCGCCCTGGCCCCCCATCGCCCCTGGTTGATCCGCAGGGCGGCTGAGCTGGTGTTTGTAGCTCTGCCAGACAGAAGAGTGTTCCTGGACATAGTTTGTGTGAGAAAAGAGGAGGAGGTTGGGCCGGTGCTCAACACGGTTCTAAACGTTATGAGAGaggtatacacacgcacacagagcATGCTGGAAGAACACAACATGATGGAGCTgccatag
- the LOC121572708 gene encoding zinc finger HIT domain-containing protein 1-like, with product MVFEKKSSARVAEAGQRRVLDDATRQRRLNRQLDALEKDNFQDDPLSSLPPAGPAARLPTFSEGDEPGKKKRKTRGDHFKQRFRKNFQTLLEEENVSEREEPNYLSAAAPPSSLPPRLFCSVCGFPSSYTCCSCGGRYCSTRCLITHRETRCLKMTL from the exons atggtttttgaaaagaAGTCTTCGG ccCGTGTTGCGGAGGCAGGACAGAGGCGTGTGTTGGACGATGCAACACGCCAGCGGAGGTTAAATCGCCAGCTGGATGCTCTAGAGAAGGACAACTTCCAGGatgaccctctctcctccctgcctcccGCCGGTCCTGCCGCCCGCCTGCCCACCTTTAGCGAAGGAGAcgaacctg gTAAGAAGAAGAGGAAAACTAGAGGTGATCACTTCAAACAGAGATTTCGCAAAAACTTCCAGACTCTACTAGAAGAAGAG AACGTGTCTGAGAGGGAGGAGCCTAATTACCTGTCAGCTGCGGCCCCTCCCTCCTCGCTCCCCCCTCGTCTGTTCTGCTCCGTCTGTGGATTCCCCTCCTCCTACACCTGCTGCTCCTGTGGGGGGCGCTACTGTTCCACACGCTGCCttatcacacacagagagaccag gtgTCTGAAGATGACTCTGTAA